The Scyliorhinus canicula chromosome 13, sScyCan1.1, whole genome shotgun sequence genome contains a region encoding:
- the LOC119975768 gene encoding P2Y purinoceptor 13-like has protein sequence MNVTSHPLNVTSQGKCLRNAQVTQVVFPVLYTVLFVIGAILNLLAVKIFSQIPSHTTFTVLLKNILVADLLMTLTFPFKILSASQLAPWQVRWFVCRFSAVMFYSTMYISITLLGLISFDRFLKITRPFSKSCLRKARVSKFLCAAVWAIIFLISLPNVILSNKKATKDSVKKCVGLKGPAGLKWHVISNYICQFIFWAVCILMVVLYTTISRKVYQSYKRSKSTDSKTQRKTKAKVFVIVSVFFVCFAPYHFVRVPYTLSQVGHVKECWKQNMLYYIKETTLWLCSSNICLDPLIYIYLCHAFRQKLRKRIKHTGTTTFSRTTQSMTNDNEVTESAL, from the coding sequence ATGAACGTCACTTCTCACCCCCTGAACGTAACGTCACAAGGCAAGTGTCTTCGGAATGCCCAGGTTACCCAGGTGGTGTTCCCAGTGCTTTACACTGTCCTCTTCGTCATTGGTGCCATCCTCAACCTTCTGGCCGTCAAAATATTTTCACAGATCCCCAGCCATACTACCTTCACCGTCCTCCTGAAAAACATTCTCGTTGCTGATTTGCTCATGACCCTGACGTTTCCTTTCAAAATACTCAGCGCCAGTCAGCTGGCGCCCTGGCAGGTGAGGTGGTTTGTCTGCCGGTTCTCAGCTGTCATGTTCTACTCCACCATGTACATCAGCATTACCCTCCTTGGGCTGATAAGCTTCGACCGCTTCCTCAAAATCACCAGGCCCTTCAGTAAGTCGTGCTTGCGAAAGGCTAGAGTCAGCAAATTCTTGTGCGCGGCAGTCTGGGCTATCATTTTTCTCATATCCCTGCCCAACGTCATTTTGTCGAACAAAAAGGCCACCAAAGACTCAGTGAAAAAGTGCGTGGGGTTGAAGGGTCCAGCTGGATTGAAGTGGCACGTCATCTCAAATTACATCTGCCAGTTCATCTTCTGGGCCGTGTGCATACTGATGGTCGTGCTTTACACCACAATATCCAGGAAAGTCTATCAGTCTTACAAAAGGTCCAAAAGTACGGACAGCAAAACTCAGAGGAAGACAAAGGCCAAAGTGTTTGTCATCGTGTCGGTCTTCTTCGTCTGCTTTGCGCCGTACCATTTTGTGAGAGTGCCCTACACGCTCAGCCAAGTGGGACATGTGAAGGAATGCTGGAAGCAGAACATGCTGTATTATATTAAGGAGACAACACTCTGGTTGTGCTCTTCAAACATCTGCCTGGACCCATTGATTTACATTTACTTGTGCCACGCATTCAGACAGAAGTTAAGAAAACGTATCAAACATACAGGCACCACGACATTTTCAAGAACCACGCAGAGTATGACAAACGACAATGAAGTCACCGAGAGTGCCCTATAG